From Paralcaligenes sp. KSB-10:
ACTGAGCTTGAACACCGACACCGCCTCGCTTAACCGACCCGCCTGCTCCTGCAACGAGCCCGCCGCGGCCGCCGCCTGCTCCACCAGCGCCGCATTCTGCTGCACCGCCCCATCCATCTGCGCCACCGCCTGATTCACCTGCTCTATCCCCTCGGACTGCTCCCGCGACGCCGACGAAATCTCCCCCATGATCGTCGTCACTCCATGCACCGACCCCACCACCTCCTGCATGATCTGGCCTGCCTGCTTGGCCTGCGTCGCCCCAGCCTTGATCTTGTGCAACGACTCCTCAATCAATACCTTGATCTCCTTGGCCGCCTGCGCACTGCGCTGCGCCAGCGACCTCACCTCACCGGCCACCACCGCAAATCCCTTGCCCTGCTCCCCAGCCCGCGCCGCCTCCACCGCCGCATTCAACGCCAAGATGTTCGTCTGAAACGCTATCCCGTCTATCACCCCCACAATCTCCGCTATCTTGCCAGAGCTCGTCGTGATCTCCTCCATCGTCCCCACCACCTCCGTCACCGCCCGCCCGCCGCGCTGCGCCACCTCCGAAGCCCCCTTGGCCAGCTTGTCCGCCTGCAGCGCATTCTCCGTATTCTGCTTGACCGTGCTGGCCAACTCCTCCATGCTCGCCGCCGTCTCCTGCAACGACGCCGCCTGCTGCTCCGTGCGACTGCTCAGGTCCGTGTTCCCCATGAATATCTCGCGCGATCCCAGCGTGATCTCCTCTACCCCCTGGCGCACCGTCGTCACCGTGCGCGTCAGACTCTCCTGCATCCGCTTCAACGACTCGTACAACACCCCTATCTCGTTGCGCGACCTCACCTCGATCCGCTGCGTCAAATCCCCTCCCGCAATCCGGTCAAAATGTCCCCCTGCCTCGATCAGGCGCTTGATCACCGCCCGGCCGAAAATAATGCGCGCGGCAATCATGAGCAACAGGCCTGCCAGCACCGCGGCGCCGATCGCCATCAGGGCCTGATGGAATTTTTCTCCGGCGGCGGCAAACGCTTGCTTTTCCTGCTTGTCTATATAGGCCGAATAAGTCTGGATGGCTTTCTCGAAGGTAATGCTGCGCTCGATGCCAAACTGATTATT
This genomic window contains:
- a CDS encoding methyl-accepting chemotaxis protein, whose protein sequence is MSMTMQFPQNEVKKSKRTRSPRFRLGGSKVSSMLMTGLALFMLLIMAVGGLGAYFLYLNVQAVHTIGEQNSRAQQVLLMSNDMLHARVSLLVAARYQQEASSSMDPALKQKAKDMLDQATQKLDAVRKSFVDFRKNLPEDPEARRLSLRLVSTYQPYVDDGIDPMVQALTIQDYTTFYFVNNQFGIERSITFEKAIQTYSAYIDKQEKQAFAAAGEKFHQALMAIGAAVLAGLLLMIAARIIFGRAVIKRLIEAGGHFDRIAGGDLTQRIEVRSRNEIGVLYESLKRMQESLTRTVTTVRQGVEEITLGSREIFMGNTDLSSRTEQQAASLQETAASMEELASTVKQNTENALQADKLAKGASEVAQRGGRAVTEVVGTMEEITTSSGKIAEIVGVIDGIAFQTNILALNAAVEAARAGEQGKGFAVVAGEVRSLAQRSAQAAKEIKVLIEESLHKIKAGATQAKQAGQIMQEVVGSVHGVTTIMGEISSASREQSEGIEQVNQAVAQMDGAVQQNAALVEQAAAAAGSLQEQAGRLSEAVSVFKLSGGEVIEAGSSGALSHEGRSPALEHSLAV